A segment of the Conexibacter woesei Iso977N genome:
CGCCACTCGTGCGATGGGCGGCACAAGCGTTCTCGGCGAACGTCTGGGCTTGCGGGCAATTGGTCGCTGTTGGTTGTTGTCTGGCAACTCGTGCGAGGCGACGCGCACTACTACCCGGTATTCGTTCGCTCAAACCTCCTGTATTCGCTAGACGGTCCTCGGTAGTACATAGCGTCGTCTGTTGCTTGACGAAGGTCGCTTGTTTGCTGTTGGGTGCTGACCGGTGCCTGTGGGGGGGGCTCTCGGGGCTGCTCCGGCCCTCTGGTTCAATCAATCGTGCGGGGTTCTTGTGAGCGTTGGTTCGTCGCGGTTTGTGCTGCTCGTGTCCTTGTTGGGTGCGGTGGCGGCGTTGTTGGTGGCGTTGGTCGTCGGGGCGGCGTCAAACGCCGATACGTCGTCTCCTGCCGTGACATCGACGGTCGCTACGCCTGCGCCGGTGGCGTGGGAGGAGGCGCCGGATCCGGGCACCGAGGTGGTCGATCGGCGTACTGCCGATACCGAGACCTTCGAGCGAACTGACGGGTCCTTCGTCACGCGGGTCTATCCCGAGCCGGTGCACTTCCGCGATGGCAGCAGCTGGCGGTCGTTCGACAGCGAGCTGGTCGCGGCCAGCGCCGATGGCTACCTGCACCCGAGGGCCAATGACGGCGATGCGCTGATTCCCCGTGACCTGTCAGATCCGTTTGCTCTCAGGCACGACGGCGACTGGATCAGGTTCACGCTGGACGGCGCCGACGAGGCCTCCAGCGCGCAGGTCGACGGCGACACCGCCAGCTTTGACGGCGTCGCCGAGGACACCGACGCGGCCTATCAGGCGGTCAACGATGGGCTGAGGGAGACGCTGACGCTGGCTTCGCCTGATGCGCCGTCGTCAATTACCTACAGCTTCGCGGCCAGCGCCGACCTGACTCCGAACGAGCAGGACGACGGCTCGATCGCCTTCGCAGGCGACGACGGTGCGGTGGCCTTCCGGATTGCGGCGCCGGTGGTGTGGGACAGCACCGAGGCCGTGTCGCACGCGGCGTCGCTGAGGATCGTCCCGGCCGGGGACGGCTGGAAGTTGACGTTGGCCGTCGACCAAGCCTGGCTCGCCGATCCCGCTCGCAGGTTCCCGGTGACGGTCGATCCGGACATCTACTGGTCGGGCAGCAACCTGCGCCACCACGGCGCGACGCAGGACTGCACGTTGGCCAGCGGCACCCCGACGACCAGCCAATGCACCAACGCGCAGCTGAGGGTCGGCTCCGACGCGTCCAACACCTACAAGAGCTTGCTGTCCTTCGACGTGCGGTCGGCGATCCCGCAGGACTCGACGGTCTATGACAGCACGCTGCTGCTGTATCAGCCGGGGACCAGGAGCCAGAGCGCGTCGAATCTGGCGGTGCGTCCGGTGAACTCGTCGTGGACGAACGCGGCGACCTGGAACACCCGCGACGGGAGCACCGCCTGGGTGACGCCCGGCGGCGACACCGGCACGCCGGTCGGGCCAGCGACGTCGGTGGGTAGCCAGGGTTACTGGTACTACCTCGGCGTGCCCGCCGACACGATCACGGCTTGGGTGCAGGGCACTCAGCCCAACAACGGCCTCCAGCTGGCGGCTAACACCGGTTCGCCGAGGGTCACCTACAGCTTCGTCTCGACCGACGGCTCCGCCAACCAGTGGCCGGCTCTGGACGTCTACTGGGAAGAGGACGGCGGCGCCCGCGCCGCCTACACCGAGGACACCCAGCGCCTGGACGACCACACCCAGGTCTCGGTCAACGTCGCCAACGGCAACCTGACCTACACCACCCGCGACGCGACCCTAGCCGGTAGCAGCGGCGACCTCGACATCGCCGTGAATCGACTCTGGCAGTCGTCGGCCTCCAACGACTACGCCAGTTTCGGTCGCGGTTGGTACCAGAACTTCGAGCAGACCAACCTGCGCGAGAACACCGACGGCTCGGTGCTGGTCCGCGACGAGACCGGCGCCGCCTATCGCTTCGCGCCCGGCAACAGCGCCGGCACATTTACGCCGCCTGCTGGGCTCGACGCAACGCTCTGCGTGATCCAAGACACCGGTACCAGCTGTCCACGTGATGGCGTGGCCGATGTCAAGTACCGCCTGACGTACAACGCCACCGGGCGGCGATACTACTTCTACAACTCGGGGCTGCTGCGGGCCATCCGTGATACGGCCGGTCACCAGTTGACCTACGCCATCTCCGGTCAGACGGCAAGGATCTCTGGCAGCGGCAGCCGTCAGGTCACGCTGACCAACAACGTGGTCAATGACATGGCCACCTCACTGAGCGACGGCACCAGTGTCTCTACCTATCTCCAGGGCGGCCCGAACAACGATTGGCTGGCGCAGAGCACCGATGCCAATAACAACGTCACCAGGTACGAGTACAACACCAACGGCTACCTGACGCGCGTCAGCGACAGCCAGGGCCACGACACGCGCATCGAGTGGCAGTCGGTCCCCGACTACGGCGCTTGGCGGGCCACGAAGATCACCCGGGTGCTCGACACCGCTCACCCGGCCGACCCGACAAGGAACCCGACCACCACCTACACCTACAGCCCCACTACGCGCACCACAGTCGTGACCGACGCGGCCGGGAACGCCACGGCCACGCCGACCGACGACGGCCAAACCACCTACACCTACGACAACGCGCTGCACGTCACCAGCGCCAGCCCGCGCACCTCAGCGCTGCCTCCAGCACCGGCCTGGTCACCGGCCGACAGCCAAGGCGACACCACCCGCCCGACTAGCACCCCGTCCGGCGACCTCTACAACGACGGCCTCTACGTCGACGGCAGGGGCACCACCAACATCACGCTCGGCGCCACCGACCCCGCCGCCAGCTCCGGCGGCACCATCTCGGGCATCCGCCGCGTCGCCCTCGAGGAAGGCGACAACGCCAGCCAGCCGACCGCCTCGCAGTCGACCTGCAGCGACCCGACCTCGCCACCGCGTACCTGCCCGGCCAGCGTGTCACCGACGTTGGCGGTCGATGAATCCGGCCTCAGCGAGGGCGCCCACCACTTCCGTCAGGTCACCCAAGACCTCGCGGGTAACACCTCGGTCAGCCCGCCGTGGGCTGTCAACGTCGACCGAACGGGCCCTGGCATCGTGCCGTGGTTCTTTGACGACTACGACGACGAAACCGGGACGACGTTTATCTCGTGGCTGCCCGTCGCTGACCCGGCGCTTTCCGGTGGTATCCCAGGCTCGGGCTTGCAGTCCTACACCTATCAGTACGCGGTCGATGGCGGGACGTGGTCGACGCCGGTGACCACAACGCAACCGTCGTTTGCCATTGCCGGCCTGGTGTCCACCAGCAGGGTGTCGCTGCAGATCAGCACCGTTGACAACGCCGGCAACGCTGGAGCCGTATCGACAGCGACGATCGCCGCTGCCAAATACGGGTTCGACCCGACCGTAGACGACGACACCGACGACGGTGACGGTCCGGCGCCTGCCGCCGTGTCCGGAGGCTTCTCGCCGTTTGCGGCTCCGCTGAGCGCCTACAGGATTCACACAACGTGGCACTGCTCGAATGGCGACGACTTCGTGATGCGAGAGGGGTATCAGAACAGCGACGGCCGCGGTTTCGGTTATCAGCACATCAGGGCGCGGCGCGGCTACACCAGCACGACCGACGCCGCGATCAGGGAGACGCTCTGCAACCCCAACCATGCTGTCAAGCATGATGGCGGCTCCAGCTACACCTACTTGTACTACTACGGATCAACGGCCTGGCGTGTGACCTACTCGCGTCAGGTGACTAGGTACGACGGCCACTCGAAGGGCGTGATCACCGCGGTGCCGATCGACAGCCCTGATGACGTGATCGTCGGAACCCCTTAGCATCCGAACGATGAAAGCCGATCTGCCAGCAGACGACGATCGGCCCCTCGACTTCGCTGGCGTTCTCAAGACGCTGTGTCTGCTCCAGGGCGAGACGGTGCTTGTGAGCGCCGGCGATTTTCGAGGTCACACGCGTCTCACGAGCGTTGGCACGATCACGCCACTCGCTCTCCCGCACGCCAGCGGATTTCGAGTCGGTTCAGAGACCACGCTCACGCTGGACGCCGCCGACTTCGAAGCTGCGCAACTCAAGACATTCGATGGCACGGATTTCTTCCTCTTGAAAGTGCAGTTGCGCGGCGGATTACTGCTGATCGGCGATCCGGACCTTCTCGCGACCGACTATGAGGAACAGCCGCCTAATTCGGGGGCTTGAGCCCGGCGACCAATTCGCCTGGATCGACGCCGAGGCCGGCGGCGACCTTGAGCAGGTTGTGGAGGCTGACGTTGCGCCGGCCGCGTTCCAGCTGACCCACGAAGGTCCAGTGGACGCCGCTGCGATCGGCCAAGTTCGTTCTGGCTGATGATGAGTACCGGGTGCAGTTCTGGCCGCGGACTGAGAGCGGCGGTGTGCTCGCGTTGCCGTTGCTTTCGCTCCGGTTGGAGGCGCCCACGTCCATGGCCGACTCTGCATTCGTCGCACAGCGGAGATCCTCCCCCTGGCGGTGTCCTCGACGGTAAGTGACGACATGATCGGGACCGCGTGGGTGGCGGCGCTTTGCGCCTACACCCAGTACATGACGAGCGCTGGCGCCAACACCGGTGACCGCGTGGAAATGCCGGAACATGAGAGCCTGCTCCAGTCGCAGCGAAGCGGAAGCAACGCGCGCGTCGGCGCGCACATGCGACGACTGCAGCCCGGCAGAAGGCCAGCCCGGAGGCACAGCAGAAGGCCGCCCGCCTTCACGTCACGCTCCCAGAAGGTCGTACCTGGGTTCCCGAGCACGATCGCGGTGCGTCCAGCGACGAGCGGCTCATCGTCGCGCACTGGAAGCACGCCGTACCACTGGCACGGCTCTCAGAGCGCCAGGAGCGCGCTGCGTAGCTCCGCGCTGAACGCCTGACAGCGCCGAGGGCTGGGGTGTCGAGTTTGGCCCGCAGCGCCTCCCGGCGCGGGCGCTACTGGCGGGCGTTGAGCTTGGCTCGCAGTGCCTCCCGGCGCTTCTCCGAGAAGTGGGGCGGTAGACGGCGTTCG
Coding sequences within it:
- a CDS encoding helix-turn-helix domain-containing protein — translated: MGASNRSESNGNASTPPLSVRGQNCTRYSSSARTNLADRSGVHWTFVGQLERGRRNVSLHNLLKVAAGLGVDPGELVAGLKPPN
- a CDS encoding DNRLRE domain-containing protein, giving the protein MLLVSLLGAVAALLVALVVGAASNADTSSPAVTSTVATPAPVAWEEAPDPGTEVVDRRTADTETFERTDGSFVTRVYPEPVHFRDGSSWRSFDSELVAASADGYLHPRANDGDALIPRDLSDPFALRHDGDWIRFTLDGADEASSAQVDGDTASFDGVAEDTDAAYQAVNDGLRETLTLASPDAPSSITYSFAASADLTPNEQDDGSIAFAGDDGAVAFRIAAPVVWDSTEAVSHAASLRIVPAGDGWKLTLAVDQAWLADPARRFPVTVDPDIYWSGSNLRHHGATQDCTLASGTPTTSQCTNAQLRVGSDASNTYKSLLSFDVRSAIPQDSTVYDSTLLLYQPGTRSQSASNLAVRPVNSSWTNAATWNTRDGSTAWVTPGGDTGTPVGPATSVGSQGYWYYLGVPADTITAWVQGTQPNNGLQLAANTGSPRVTYSFVSTDGSANQWPALDVYWEEDGGARAAYTEDTQRLDDHTQVSVNVANGNLTYTTRDATLAGSSGDLDIAVNRLWQSSASNDYASFGRGWYQNFEQTNLRENTDGSVLVRDETGAAYRFAPGNSAGTFTPPAGLDATLCVIQDTGTSCPRDGVADVKYRLTYNATGRRYYFYNSGLLRAIRDTAGHQLTYAISGQTARISGSGSRQVTLTNNVVNDMATSLSDGTSVSTYLQGGPNNDWLAQSTDANNNVTRYEYNTNGYLTRVSDSQGHDTRIEWQSVPDYGAWRATKITRVLDTAHPADPTRNPTTTYTYSPTTRTTVVTDAAGNATATPTDDGQTTYTYDNALHVTSASPRTSALPPAPAWSPADSQGDTTRPTSTPSGDLYNDGLYVDGRGTTNITLGATDPAASSGGTISGIRRVALEEGDNASQPTASQSTCSDPTSPPRTCPASVSPTLAVDESGLSEGAHHFRQVTQDLAGNTSVSPPWAVNVDRTGPGIVPWFFDDYDDETGTTFISWLPVADPALSGGIPGSGLQSYTYQYAVDGGTWSTPVTTTQPSFAIAGLVSTSRVSLQISTVDNAGNAGAVSTATIAAAKYGFDPTVDDDTDDGDGPAPAAVSGGFSPFAAPLSAYRIHTTWHCSNGDDFVMREGYQNSDGRGFGYQHIRARRGYTSTTDAAIRETLCNPNHAVKHDGGSSYTYLYYYGSTAWRVTYSRQVTRYDGHSKGVITAVPIDSPDDVIVGTP